In one window of Desulfonatronospira thiodismutans ASO3-1 DNA:
- a CDS encoding sigma-54-dependent Fis family transcriptional regulator translates to MKENNYLVALENLLMHHGWQGPLREGLEKLLQATADEMGYRRISLAIFDPKTQSIEFSLYIGFTKTPKYSYTPGQGIIGQVVKEQSPIIVPLMKDDPNFLNLAFDRTPEELASMSFISVPIKRHSQENETEILGVLNAEMDLRDLPELETNCRFLQVLGMFIARQTSFLQEEVSRQKELPQFTTAEINTARQSMSESQLISTSKVMNMIMNQVMQVAPSRATVLIRGESGTGKELLAEAIHRMSPRKDKPFIKLNCASLPGELLESELFGYERGAFTGAVGQKKGRFELAHLGTLFLDEIGELSAEAQAKLLRAIQAGEIQRLGGEKTTRVNVRIVCATHQPLENRIEEGAFREDLYYRINVFPIFIPPLRERREDILPLAEHFLQTFSREYEKNIKRISTPAIDLLIQYHWPGNVRELRNCMERAVLMCSEEVIRTYHLPPTLQTAESTATDTELPFVETVARFEQELIIDALKKARGNMLQAARDLKVSYRIINYKVKKYRINPKRYT, encoded by the coding sequence ATGAAAGAAAATAATTACCTGGTTGCCCTGGAAAACCTGCTCATGCACCACGGCTGGCAGGGACCGCTGCGCGAAGGCTTAGAGAAACTGCTTCAGGCCACAGCGGATGAAATGGGCTACAGGCGTATTTCTCTGGCCATATTCGATCCCAAGACCCAGAGCATCGAATTCAGCCTGTATATCGGGTTCACCAAGACCCCCAAGTATTCCTACACCCCGGGACAGGGAATCATCGGCCAGGTGGTCAAGGAACAGTCCCCTATTATCGTTCCCCTGATGAAGGACGACCCCAACTTCCTGAACCTGGCCTTTGACCGCACCCCGGAAGAACTGGCCAGCATGTCTTTTATCTCGGTGCCCATTAAACGCCACAGCCAGGAAAACGAGACAGAGATTCTGGGAGTCTTAAACGCCGAGATGGACCTGCGGGATCTGCCGGAACTGGAGACCAACTGCCGGTTTCTGCAGGTGCTGGGCATGTTTATTGCCAGACAGACCTCTTTTCTGCAGGAAGAGGTCAGCCGGCAGAAAGAGCTGCCCCAGTTCACCACAGCAGAGATCAACACAGCCAGGCAGAGCATGTCCGAGAGTCAGCTCATTTCCACCTCCAAAGTCATGAACATGATCATGAACCAGGTCATGCAGGTGGCCCCCAGCCGGGCCACGGTACTTATCCGGGGGGAATCAGGCACGGGCAAGGAACTTCTGGCCGAGGCCATTCACAGAATGAGCCCCAGAAAGGACAAGCCCTTCATCAAGCTCAACTGCGCCTCCCTGCCCGGGGAGCTCCTGGAAAGTGAGCTTTTCGGATATGAACGGGGAGCCTTTACCGGGGCGGTGGGTCAGAAAAAGGGACGCTTTGAGCTGGCTCACCTCGGCACCCTTTTTCTGGACGAAATAGGAGAGTTAAGCGCCGAAGCACAGGCCAAACTGTTACGGGCCATCCAGGCCGGGGAGATTCAGCGGCTGGGAGGGGAAAAGACCACCCGGGTCAATGTGCGTATCGTCTGCGCCACCCATCAGCCCTTAGAAAACCGCATCGAAGAGGGTGCCTTCAGGGAGGACCTGTACTACCGCATCAATGTCTTTCCCATTTTCATCCCCCCCTTGAGGGAACGCAGGGAAGATATTCTGCCCCTGGCCGAGCACTTCCTGCAGACCTTCAGCAGAGAATACGAAAAAAACATCAAGCGCATTTCCACCCCGGCCATAGACCTGCTCATTCAGTATCACTGGCCGGGCAACGTGCGCGAACTGCGCAACTGCATGGAAAGGGCGGTACTTATGTGCTCCGAGGAGGTCATCCGTACCTATCACCTGCCCCCCACCTTGCAGACCGCCGAAAGCACCGCCACCGACACCGAGCTACCATTTGTGGAGACAGTGGCCCGCTTCGAACAGGAACTCATTATAGACGCCCTGAAAAAGGCCCGGGGCAACATGCTCCAGGCCGCCCGGGACCTGAAGGTCAGCTACCGCATCATCAACTACAAAGTCAAAAAATACCGCATCAATCCCAAGAGATACACCTGA
- the icd gene encoding NADP-dependent isocitrate dehydrogenase produces the protein MTNPDSKRSLSVRKTAYFIEGDGIGPEVWQATRPVLDKALDKAYSGQHSLEWVELLAGEKAYKETGEYLPARTLDTLREAELAIKGPLATPVGGGFRSLNVTLRQVLDLYACIRPVRYFQGIMSPLKRPELVDMVVFRENTEDVYAGIEWAAGSPEAEKVASFLRDEMKADIAPGSGIGIKPISEKGSKRLVRKAIDYALYKKRPSVTLVHKGNIMKYTEGAFRAWGYELAREEYADRTITEDEAGQGKTGLVIKDRIADAMFQQVLLKPDLYSVIATTNLNGDYLSDALAAQVGGLGLAPGVNMSDRLAFFEATHGTVPSYAGKDVVNPGSLILSGAMLLEHAGWEKASDLIHASIEKVVSSKRVTQDLARQIPDAVTVGCKEFGELIGENL, from the coding sequence ATAACTAACCCAGACAGCAAACGGAGTTTATCAGTGCGCAAGACTGCATATTTTATCGAGGGAGACGGTATAGGACCCGAAGTGTGGCAGGCAACCAGGCCGGTACTGGACAAGGCCCTGGATAAGGCTTACAGCGGCCAGCACAGCCTGGAATGGGTGGAGCTTCTGGCCGGGGAAAAAGCCTATAAAGAGACAGGAGAGTATCTGCCCGCCAGAACCTTGGATACCCTAAGGGAAGCTGAACTGGCCATTAAGGGCCCCCTGGCCACCCCTGTGGGCGGGGGTTTTCGCAGCCTCAACGTCACCCTGCGCCAGGTTCTGGACCTGTATGCCTGTATCAGGCCGGTGAGGTACTTCCAGGGTATAATGTCTCCTCTCAAAAGACCTGAACTGGTGGATATGGTGGTCTTCAGGGAGAATACCGAAGACGTCTACGCCGGCATCGAGTGGGCTGCAGGCAGCCCGGAAGCGGAAAAAGTGGCCTCTTTCCTGCGCGATGAAATGAAGGCGGATATAGCGCCCGGGTCCGGCATAGGCATCAAGCCCATTTCCGAGAAGGGCAGCAAGCGCTTGGTGCGCAAGGCCATAGATTATGCCCTGTACAAGAAAAGGCCCAGCGTGACCTTAGTGCACAAGGGCAATATCATGAAGTACACCGAAGGAGCCTTCAGGGCCTGGGGCTATGAACTGGCCCGGGAGGAGTACGCCGACAGGACCATCACCGAGGACGAGGCAGGTCAGGGCAAAACCGGGCTGGTCATCAAGGACCGCATAGCCGATGCCATGTTTCAGCAGGTGCTCCTGAAGCCGGATCTCTACAGTGTCATAGCCACCACCAACTTGAACGGGGACTATCTATCGGATGCCCTGGCCGCTCAGGTGGGCGGACTGGGCCTGGCTCCCGGGGTGAACATGAGCGACAGGCTGGCCTTTTTCGAGGCCACCCACGGCACTGTGCCCTCCTATGCCGGCAAGGACGTGGTCAACCCGGGCAGCCTGATCCTCAGCGGGGCCATGCTCCTGGAGCATGCCGGCTGGGAAAAGGCCTCGGATCTTATCCACGCCTCCATTGAAAAGGTGGTCTCCAGCAAGAGGGTTACCCAGGACCTGGCCCGACAGATCCCGGACGCCGTGACCGTGGGCTGCAAAGAGTTCGGGGAGCTCATTGGCGAGAACCTGTAG
- the aroC gene encoding chorismate synthase encodes MSKDSFGSLFRVTTYGESHGPGLGGIIQGCPPGIALSEDIIQRELDKRKPGQGAASTRRKEADLVQILSGVFEGRTTGTAIGFHIANQDQRSRDYSGIKDIYRPGHGDITYEAKYGIRDYRGGGRSSGRETVSRVAAGAVAQEFLRTLGIRVLAYTAELGGIQARVQDMAGAQKRPFFSPDPEVVSIWEELVQEVKSQGDSLGGIVEIRAENVPAGLGEPVFDKLDARLAYALMGVGAVKGVEIGAGFAASRMRGSENNDQMGPDGFLSNHAGGVLAGITSGQPLVVRAGVKPIPSIAITQKTMTRQGTQTRVNIGGRHDISAIPRIVPVLKSMVMLVLADMVLLQRAVKTTENR; translated from the coding sequence ATGAGTAAGGACTCTTTCGGGAGCCTTTTCCGGGTGACAACTTACGGCGAGTCTCACGGCCCCGGACTGGGAGGGATTATCCAGGGTTGTCCCCCGGGAATTGCTCTTAGTGAGGACATTATCCAGAGGGAGCTGGACAAAAGAAAGCCCGGGCAGGGAGCAGCCTCCACCAGAAGAAAGGAGGCGGACCTGGTCCAGATCCTCTCAGGGGTTTTTGAGGGCCGCACCACCGGCACCGCCATTGGTTTTCATATTGCCAACCAGGACCAGCGCTCCCGTGATTATTCAGGCATCAAGGATATTTATCGTCCCGGGCACGGTGACATCACCTACGAGGCCAAGTACGGCATCAGGGATTACCGTGGCGGGGGCAGGTCCTCGGGAAGAGAGACTGTATCCCGGGTGGCCGCCGGGGCCGTGGCCCAGGAGTTTCTAAGGACCCTGGGCATCCGGGTCCTGGCATACACTGCGGAACTCGGAGGCATACAGGCCCGGGTGCAGGACATGGCTGGTGCCCAAAAGCGGCCCTTTTTCTCTCCGGATCCGGAGGTGGTCTCTATCTGGGAAGAACTGGTCCAGGAGGTCAAATCCCAGGGGGACAGCCTGGGAGGCATTGTGGAGATCCGGGCTGAAAATGTCCCTGCCGGACTTGGAGAACCGGTATTCGACAAGCTGGATGCCAGGCTGGCCTACGCCCTCATGGGAGTGGGGGCGGTCAAGGGTGTGGAGATTGGGGCCGGCTTTGCCGCATCCAGGATGCGCGGCAGTGAAAACAATGACCAGATGGGACCTGATGGATTTTTGTCTAACCATGCCGGCGGAGTGCTGGCAGGCATAACTTCCGGCCAGCCCTTAGTGGTTCGGGCAGGGGTAAAGCCCATTCCATCCATAGCCATAACCCAGAAAACCATGACCAGACAGGGTACTCAAACACGGGTAAATATCGGCGGACGCCATGATATAAGCGCCATCCCGCGCATTGTGCCGGTGCTCAAGTCCATGGTTATGCTGGTGCTGGCGGACATGGTGCTTTTGCAGAGGGCTGTAAAGACGACAGAGAATAGATGA